One window from the genome of Elaeis guineensis isolate ETL-2024a chromosome 5, EG11, whole genome shotgun sequence encodes:
- the LOC105033347 gene encoding WAT1-related protein At5g07050-like encodes MGCCSDFLQRAKPYVAMISLQFGYAGMNIISKVSLNHGMSHYVLVVYRHAFATLSIAPFALYFERNVWPRITFSIFVQIFVLGLLGPVIDQNFYYAGLKFTSPTFSCAMSNILPAMTFVMAVICRMEKVDLKKIRCQAKVVGTLVTVAGAMLMTLYKGPIMEMVWTKHVQPHRSSVPETTDSSDKDWLKGSIFLVIATLAWAALFVLQAVTLKQYSAQLSLTTLICFMGTLQAIAVTLVMEHKPSVWKIGWDMNLLAAAYAGIVTSSIAYYVQGLVMQSRGPVFASAFSPLMMIIVAIMDSFILAEKIYLGGVLGAVLIVVGLYSVLWGKYKENKDIKESKVMALPLAITCSEGNGHNMDLENEDRRERKPMA; translated from the exons ATGGGATGCTGCAGTGATTTCCTTCAGAGGGCCAAGCCCTATGTTGCCATGATCTCACTCCAGTTTGGCTATGCGGGCATGAACATCATCTCTAAGGTCTCCCTCAACCATGGCATGAGCCATTACGTCCTTGTCGTGTACCGCCATGCCTTTGCTACCCTCTCCATTGCTCCATTTGCACTCTACTTCGAGCG GAATGTTTGGCCCAGGATCACGTTCTCAATCTTCGTGCAGATATTTGTGTTGGGCCTGCTGGG GCCCGTTATAGATCAAAACTTCTACTATGCGGGGTTGAAATTTACCTCCCCAACCTTCTCCTGTGCCATGAGCAACATTCTACCAGCTATGACCTTTGTGATGGCAGTTATATGCAG GATGGAGAAGGTGGACCTTAAGAAGATTAGATGCCAGGCCAAGGTGGTGGGGACTTTGGTGACTGTGGCCGGAGCCATGTTGATGACTCTCTACAAAGGACCTATTATGGAGATGGTGTGGACCAAGCATGTCCAACCTCACAGATCCAGTGTACCAGAAACCACAGATTCAAGCGACAAGGATTGGCTTAAGGGCTCTATCTTCCTTGTTATAGCCACCTTAGCTTGGGCCGCACTCTTTGTCCTCCAG GCAGTAACACTTAAACAATATTCGGCTCAGCTCTCTCTCACAACATTGATCTGCTTTATGGGAACCCTGCAAGCCATTGCTGTGACACTTGTAATGGAGCACAAGCCTTCTGTTTGGAAAATAGGCTGGGATATGAACCTCCTTGCTGCTGCATATGCt GGGATTGTCACATCTAGCATTGCATACTATGTCCAGGGACTGGTGATGCAGAGCAGAGGGCCAGTCTTTGCCTCGGCCTTCAGTCCTCTGATGATGATCATAGTTGCCATCATGGACTCTTTCATCCTTGCAGAAAAGATCTACCTGGGAGG AGTTCTTGGTGCGGTTTTGATTGTTGTAGGCCTGTATTCAGTTCTCTGGGGGAAGTACAAAGAGAACAAGGACATCAAGGAGAGTAAAGTCATGGCTCTCCCCTTAGCTATAACATGCAGCGAAGGAAATGGGCATAACATGGATTTAGAAAATGAGGATAGAAGGGAAAGAAAGCCAATGGCATGA